Proteins from a single region of Catenulispora acidiphila DSM 44928:
- a CDS encoding lantibiotic dehydratase family protein: MSPRLYHSADAVMLRAAARVAVPLPPWPFAPDGQREVTVEQWRAWLAEVWSDTATAEAVQYASPVLAERVQAAVGGAVLSAKRARRAALSLAGYAVRASSRATPFGTFAGVTSAAFGPATSVRVGLHHRAEGRMDPIFLQAAITRLESDCVLMAEVKVCANTLCRVHDGRLIAPASGTSEFSLRLTGALELVLEAAAVPLTCAELAGKLAAQFPIATAEHTAKLLEDLLHHRVLVSELHAPATDPDPLGHLLTVLTAAGADRSASAAALLHDLEDLRQAVAGIGDALDADERSQRSRAALHAMNRAVPEAGGHPGVDLRVDVDVTLPAEVASEIETAATWLTRLAAYPAGTPAWAKYKAAFADRYGEDALVGVLDLTDPDTGLGFPVETAPATSGRDRALLALAGTAALEGTRRIKLTADLVNTLEAAAGGPANQIGPHLEMCVQVLAVSAEAINRGQFRIRVLTASRAAGAMAGRFLPLLDPGDRLRFTQLYASLPTVQEGAAAAQLSFPPARIAADLMTRTTPILPTVISVGEHRPIGGVLRPEDLAVGLRDGRLFLACRATGQPVEPLATTAVNLRMPVHTAPLARFLAEIARSGCAQVTGFDWGAALALPFTPELHAGRTTLIPARWRVEAAELPGRQASLTEWTRELHALLHRRRAPLRLTLAEADQHLQLDLETGVHAALLRQAVHRASHATLLDSPPADGNGWIGGLANALLVPMIATENRP, encoded by the coding sequence ATGTCACCCCGCTTGTACCACAGTGCCGACGCTGTGATGCTCCGGGCCGCCGCGCGTGTTGCGGTGCCGCTCCCGCCGTGGCCATTCGCACCGGACGGGCAGCGCGAGGTCACCGTCGAGCAGTGGCGCGCCTGGCTGGCCGAGGTGTGGTCCGACACGGCGACGGCCGAAGCAGTGCAGTACGCCAGCCCCGTGCTCGCCGAGCGTGTTCAGGCCGCGGTCGGCGGAGCCGTGCTGTCCGCCAAGCGTGCGCGACGGGCGGCGCTCTCACTGGCCGGGTACGCCGTGCGCGCCAGCTCCCGCGCAACCCCGTTCGGCACGTTCGCTGGCGTGACCAGCGCGGCGTTCGGCCCTGCCACCAGCGTTCGAGTCGGCCTGCACCACCGCGCCGAGGGCCGGATGGACCCGATCTTTCTCCAGGCCGCCATCACGAGACTGGAGTCGGACTGCGTCCTGATGGCCGAGGTGAAGGTCTGCGCCAACACGCTGTGCCGCGTCCACGACGGCCGGCTGATCGCCCCGGCGTCAGGGACCTCGGAGTTCTCCCTGCGGCTCACCGGCGCACTCGAACTCGTCCTGGAAGCCGCCGCCGTCCCGCTCACCTGCGCAGAGCTCGCAGGCAAACTGGCCGCGCAGTTCCCCATAGCAACTGCAGAACACACCGCCAAGCTCCTGGAAGACCTCTTGCATCACCGAGTCCTGGTCTCCGAGCTGCACGCACCGGCCACTGACCCGGATCCGCTCGGTCATCTGCTGACGGTCCTCACCGCAGCCGGGGCCGATCGTTCGGCGTCCGCTGCCGCGCTGCTGCACGACCTGGAAGACCTGCGCCAGGCCGTCGCCGGGATCGGCGACGCCCTCGACGCTGACGAGCGCAGCCAGCGCAGCCGGGCCGCGCTACACGCCATGAACCGCGCGGTCCCCGAGGCCGGAGGTCATCCGGGCGTCGACCTGCGAGTGGACGTCGACGTGACGCTCCCCGCAGAGGTCGCTTCCGAGATCGAGACCGCCGCGACCTGGCTGACCCGCCTGGCCGCCTACCCTGCCGGGACACCGGCGTGGGCGAAGTACAAAGCGGCGTTCGCCGACCGGTACGGCGAGGACGCCCTAGTCGGTGTCCTGGACCTGACCGACCCCGACACCGGCCTTGGCTTCCCGGTCGAGACGGCCCCAGCGACCTCTGGCCGCGACCGCGCTCTTCTCGCCCTGGCCGGGACGGCGGCGCTGGAGGGGACCCGTCGGATCAAACTCACCGCAGACCTCGTCAACACCTTGGAAGCCGCAGCGGGAGGACCGGCCAACCAGATCGGTCCACACCTGGAGATGTGTGTCCAGGTCCTCGCCGTATCGGCCGAGGCGATCAACCGCGGCCAGTTCCGCATCCGAGTTCTGACCGCATCCCGCGCGGCTGGGGCCATGGCCGGCCGATTCCTTCCCTTGCTTGACCCCGGCGACCGCCTGCGGTTCACCCAGCTATACGCGAGCCTGCCGACAGTGCAGGAAGGCGCGGCTGCCGCGCAGCTGTCGTTTCCTCCTGCCCGCATCGCCGCCGATCTGATGACCCGCACCACGCCGATCCTGCCGACGGTCATCAGCGTCGGCGAACACCGCCCCATCGGCGGCGTACTGCGCCCCGAAGACCTCGCGGTAGGACTGCGCGACGGCAGGCTGTTCCTGGCCTGCCGCGCGACCGGACAGCCCGTCGAGCCGTTGGCGACGACAGCGGTGAATCTCCGCATGCCCGTCCACACCGCGCCGCTGGCCAGGTTCCTCGCCGAGATCGCACGGTCCGGATGCGCCCAGGTCACCGGGTTCGACTGGGGAGCGGCGCTGGCGTTGCCGTTCACTCCCGAGCTTCACGCCGGACGCACGACCCTGATTCCTGCCCGGTGGCGGGTCGAGGCCGCCGAGCTTCCCGGACGCCAGGCGAGCCTGACGGAGTGGACGCGCGAGCTGCACGCCCTACTTCACCGCCGCCGCGCACCGCTGCGCCTGACGCTTGCCGAGGCCGACCAGCACCTCCAGCTCGATCTGGAAACCGGAGTCCACGCGGCTCTGCTTCGCCAAGCCGTCCATCGCGCCAGCCACGCCACACTCCTCGACTCTCCACCAGCGGACGGCAACGGATGGATCGGCGGCCTGGCCAACGCCCTGCTGGTTCCCATGATCGCGACGGAGAACCGACCATGA
- a CDS encoding lanthionine synthetase C family protein — translation MIGSKTQQWPGQSLAEGAAGIALLYMERGDFDGARALIDRAVAGGVSVAANASLFYGAPALEFVLSAATAHGLPVPALSAVQAATDRIVAARLEAAVVRRSRGELPNLSEFDLIRGLAGCGALLLHRGQEPPQLAAVLSYLVDLTHPIRDDGEELPGWWVPTGPNGKPSEEFPGGHGNNGMAHGVAGPLAVLALAMRAGVEVPGHREAIERITAWLAVWQRPYWVTREQIRTRQVSAVPARPSWCYGALGLARAEQLAALALGDRSAAAAAENAAYAALTDPGVRDLTGDGSLCHGWAGLITTAAAIAEDCPGPAYLAGPIALLATELSAAEVAKDGFLEGSAGGALALHRLNNAPATGWTRALLID, via the coding sequence ATGATCGGCAGCAAGACCCAGCAGTGGCCGGGACAGTCACTGGCCGAAGGCGCAGCCGGAATCGCCCTGCTGTACATGGAACGCGGCGACTTCGACGGCGCCAGGGCCCTCATCGACCGTGCGGTGGCCGGCGGCGTCAGCGTCGCCGCCAACGCCAGCCTGTTCTACGGCGCACCAGCCCTGGAGTTCGTCCTATCCGCCGCCACCGCGCACGGCCTGCCCGTCCCCGCCTTGAGCGCGGTGCAAGCGGCCACCGACCGCATCGTCGCCGCGCGTCTGGAGGCGGCGGTGGTTCGCCGATCGCGCGGCGAGCTGCCGAACCTCTCAGAATTCGACCTCATCAGGGGCCTGGCTGGGTGCGGGGCGCTTCTTCTGCACCGCGGACAGGAGCCCCCGCAGCTCGCGGCTGTACTTTCCTACCTGGTCGACCTGACCCATCCGATCCGCGACGACGGGGAGGAGCTGCCGGGCTGGTGGGTCCCGACCGGCCCGAACGGCAAGCCATCAGAGGAGTTTCCCGGAGGCCATGGCAACAACGGGATGGCGCACGGGGTGGCCGGGCCGCTGGCGGTGCTCGCGCTCGCAATGCGCGCCGGGGTGGAAGTCCCCGGGCACCGCGAGGCCATCGAGCGGATCACAGCCTGGCTGGCCGTCTGGCAGCGCCCGTACTGGGTCACCCGCGAGCAGATCCGCACCCGGCAAGTCAGCGCCGTGCCGGCGCGGCCCTCTTGGTGCTACGGCGCGCTGGGCCTGGCGCGCGCTGAACAGCTGGCGGCCCTGGCCTTGGGCGACCGTTCTGCCGCTGCGGCGGCCGAGAATGCGGCCTACGCAGCCCTGACGGACCCGGGCGTTCGCGACCTGACCGGCGACGGCTCGCTGTGCCACGGGTGGGCCGGGCTGATCACTACTGCTGCGGCGATCGCCGAGGACTGCCCCGGACCTGCGTATCTGGCCGGCCCCATCGCCTTGCTTGCTACAGAACTGTCTGCCGCCGAAGTGGCGAAGGACGGATTCCTGGAGGGCAGCGCCGGAGGCGCCCTCGCT